The following DNA comes from Hordeum vulgare subsp. vulgare chromosome 3H, MorexV3_pseudomolecules_assembly, whole genome shotgun sequence.
CGACAAGAAACGATCAATTCAGAGACAAACGGAAACGGGAGAGCAGTGGATTGACAGGTCCGGTGGGTGTCCGTCGCACTCACCGTAGCCGGTGGCCTCGACGCCGGTGCCGCAGATCGAGGCCTGGTATCGGCCCCCGCACACCCCGTCGAAGTCAGCGTCCCCAGGTGAGTGGCACGCCTGTTTGCAGCAGTAGTCATGGCAGCTCTGCCAGCCTTTGAGACTGCAGTCCGGGTCAAACTGAAAGAAGACGAGGTAGCACTGGCAGAATGCTGAGTTGGGGTCGACAACCCCGACCGGCAGCCGCCGGGCGGATAGCAGGATGACGAGCACGCCGACGGCTGCAGCCATCgctttctcccccttcttcttcccctccattgCTTCTGGGCTGTTGGTTCTTCCTCTTGCCTGTGATGATCGTTGGGCTGCACGATGCCCCTCTTTATATATATGGACGGAGCGCAGGTGCAGTGGAGAAGGGTTGCGTCGTGGAGCTTCTGCTGCTGAGCATCAGCACATGCCATTGATTGATCCTCGAAGAAGCCTCTTTTCTCCTGAGACGAGCTTCATTCTCGAAGAAGCTTTCCTTTTTGCAGAGACGAGCATACATATGGCGACTGATATGCTCTGCTATGCTCTGCTGCCGTATCAAGGATAGAGACATAGAGTGAACTAAACCCTTAGCTGTTACAACCAACTGTTCCTAGGACGATTGCTTCACTGTTGCAAGCAATGTACTACTACAACATACATGCATCTTATCCCTTCAATTTTGTGGTGCAATCCGTGTACCCCACGTGGAAAGCACGCGTTGAAAGTTGAAACAATATGCTGACTCtttttagagcaactctagcagaccccgcaaaagAGGCAAACCCGTAAAATTCTGGCGAGTATGCG
Coding sequences within:
- the LOC123439468 gene encoding uncharacterized protein LOC123439468, translating into MEGKKKGEKAMAAAVGVLVILLSARRLPVGVVDPNSAFCQCYLVFFQFDPDCSLKGWQSCHDYCCKQACHSPGDADFDGVCGGRYQASICGTGVEATGYDATSSTTTEDAAASYRSRRHGKAEAEAKHG